ACAAATACTTCACCCGCCCAGGTGGATGTGCTGATCTGTGCCACGGTGACCCCCGACATGCAGTTCCCGGCCACAGCCAACCTGATCAGCGATGCAGTCGGAATAAAGAATGCCTTCAGTTTTGACATCGGGGCAGGCTGCTCTGGATTTCTGTACGCCCTTGAAACGGGAAGCCGCTTTGTGGAAGCAGGTGACTACAGGAAGGTCGTCATCGTGGGTGCTGAAAAGATGTCGACCATTGTCGATTACACCGACAGGGCTGTATGTCCGATCTTCGGGGATGGAGCCGGAGCGGTGATGCTGGAACCCACAACCGATGATTACGGCATCCTCGACAGTATTTTGCGGTCAGATGGCTCGGGCGCTGTTTACCTGCATCAGAAGGCAGGGGGCTCGCTGAAGCCTGCCTCCCACGAAACCGTGGATGCCCGCGAACATTATGTTTACCAGGAGGGCCGTACGGTTTTCAAATACGCTGTTGCCAACATGGCCGACATATCCGTGGAGATCATGCAACGAAACCACATTGCACCCGCTGAACTGACCTGGTTCCTGCCGCACCAGGCCAACTTGAGGATCATCCATGCCGCGGCCAACCGGATGGGCATCAGCCCCGAACAGGTGATGATCAATATCGAAAAATACGGCAACACCACGGCCGCCACACTGCCCCTGCTGATGTGGGAATGGGAAGATCGGCTGAAAAAAGGCGATAAACTGATCCTGGCAGCTTTCGGAGCGGGATTCACCTGGGGTGCAATGTACCTGAAGTGGGGCTATAACGCCAACGGGCGTTAAAAACTATCACAAGGGATATTCTTCCCATATCCCATCCTCAAGATACCTGACCGACCGAAACCCGATTTCCGCCAGTATCCTGACTGTTTCGTCAAACCAGGCTGTCAGTTCGTCGGGGCGATGCGCATCGGTACTGATGGTCACGGGGATCTTTCGTTGGTTCATTTTCTGAAGGACCCATCTGCCAGGGTACAGATCCTCTGACCGTTTTTTATACACTCCGCGCGTATTGACCTCCACCATCAATCCCGCTGCCTGGATGTTGTCCAGGGTCTCTTCCACCAGCTGAACATACCA
Above is a genomic segment from Bacteroidales bacterium containing:
- a CDS encoding beta-ketoacyl-ACP synthase III; the encoded protein is MGKIRAAITGVGAYLPEYRLTNEELSRMVDTSDEWIMERIGIKERRILKERDKGASFMGAKAVAELLQKTNTSPAQVDVLICATVTPDMQFPATANLISDAVGIKNAFSFDIGAGCSGFLYALETGSRFVEAGDYRKVVIVGAEKMSTIVDYTDRAVCPIFGDGAGAVMLEPTTDDYGILDSILRSDGSGAVYLHQKAGGSLKPASHETVDAREHYVYQEGRTVFKYAVANMADISVEIMQRNHIAPAELTWFLPHQANLRIIHAAANRMGISPEQVMINIEKYGNTTAATLPLLMWEWEDRLKKGDKLILAAFGAGFTWGAMYLKWGYNANGR